One Pseudorasbora parva isolate DD20220531a chromosome 4, ASM2467924v1, whole genome shotgun sequence genomic region harbors:
- the ugt8 gene encoding 2-hydroxyacylsphingosine 1-beta-galactosyltransferase has protein sequence MKTFFLLATLLWCLATNFSWAAKIVVVPPIMFESHLYIFKTLASALHAEGHDTVFLVSEGREIPPSNHYRLQRYPGIFNSTSADDFLQSKVHNIFSGRLTALELFDILDHYSQNCDAVVGSASVMEQLKRERFDLLLVDPNEMCGFVIAHILGVQYAVFSTGLWYPAEVGAPAPLSYVPEFNSLLTDRMSLLQRVANTAVYLVSRFGVQFLVLPKYDRIMRKYNIQPSVSMHDLVQNSRLWMLCTDLALEFPRPTLPHVVYVGGILTKPPSPLPQEFEAWVKDTDEHGFVVVSFGAGVKYLSDDIAQKLAGALSRLPQRVIWRFSGVPPPNLGNNTKLVDWMPQNDLLGQTNTRAFLSHGGLNSIYEAMYHGVPVVGVPLFGDHYDTMTRVQAKGMGIMLEWKKMSEEDLYTAMVNVITDKRYRERAQLLSQIHKDQPGHPVTRAVYWISYILRHRGAEHLRSAVYEIPTYQYFLLDVAVVIGVCLLLLGYCLYRIGKRIQSRVGRGSSPGEKVNGHCHNGIPNGKHKRNGHVKSTEKKLK, from the exons ATGAAGACCTTTTTTCTGCTTGCCACATTATTGTGGTGTTTAGCGACAAATTTCTCCTGGGCAGCTAAGATAGTGGTAGTTCCTCCAATTATGTTTGAGAGCCACCTATATATCTTTAAGACCCTGGCTTCTGCTCTCCATGCCGAGGGTCACGACACAGTTTTCCTGGTCTCTGAAGGTAGGGAGATCCCGCCTTCCAACCATTATCGTCTCCAGCGCTACCCTGGAATCTTTAACAGCACCTCAGCCGACGACTTCCTCCAATCTAAAGTTCACAACATCTTTTCAGGGCGTCTCACAGCACTGGAGCTTTTTGACATCCTAGACCATTATTCTCAAAACTGTGACGCCGTTGTTGGCAGTGCGTCTGTCATGGAGCAGCTAAAACGTGAACGTTTTGATCTCCTGCTCGTTGATCCCAATGAGATGTGTGGATTTGTCATTGCTCACATCCTAGGTGTCCAGTACGCAGTATTCAGCACAGGATTGTGGTACCCTGCGGAAGTTGGGGCGCCAGCACCACTGTCTTACGTCCCAGAATTTAACTCTCTACTAACAGACCGTATGTCATTGTTGCAAAGGGTAGCTAACACAGCAGTGTACCTGGTATCTAGGTTTGGTGTCCAGTTCCTAGTTCTACCCAAGTATGATCGCATTATGAGGAAGTACAACATCCAGCCATCGGTCTCCATGCATGATCTGGTTCAGAACAGTCGACTCTGGATGCTGTGCACTGACCTGGCACTGGAGTTCCCACGACCCACTTTGCCACATGTTGTCTATGTAGGGGGCATCCTTACTAAACCCCCCAGCCCTTTGCCACAG GAGTTTGAAGCCTGGGTAAAGGATACAGATGAACATGGTTTCGTGGTGGTGTCGTTTGGTGCAGGAGTGAAGTATCTGTCAGATGACATTGCTCAGAAACTTGCAGGAGCCTTGAGCCGTCTACCCCAGAGGGTCATCTGGAG GTTCTCTGGAGTTCCTCCCCCTAATCTTGGCAACAATACTAAACTAGTGGACTGGATGCCACAGAACGACCTGTTGG GACAGACAAACACACGGGCCTTCTTGAGCCATGGGGGCTTGAACAGCATCTATGAGGCCATGTATCACGGTGTGCCCGTGGTGGGTGTTCCGCTGTTTGGAGATCACTATGACACCATGACACGAGTTCAGGCTAAAGGCATGGGTATAATGCTTGAGTGGAAAAAAATGAGTGAGGAAGACCTTTATACTGCCATGGTTAATGTCATTACAGATAAAAG GTATCGTGAGCGAGCACAGTTGCTGTCTCAGATTCATAAAGATCAGCCTGGTCATCCAGTGACTCGGGCGGTTTACTGGATTAGCTATATACTCCGTCACCGTGGCGCTGAACACCTCCGTTCTGCAGTCTACGAGATCCCCACCTACCAGTACTTCTTATTGGACGTTGCCGTTGTGATAGGAGTGTGCCTGCTTCTTCTTGGCTACTGCCTATACCGAATAGGCAAGCGCATCCAATCACGAGTGGGGCGCGGTTCATCTCCAGGGGAGAAGGTGAACGGACACTGTCATAATGGAATTCCAAATGGCAAGCACAAAAGAAACGGCCATGTTAAAAGTACAGAGAAGAAACTAAAGTAA